GAAGCGCTGCAGCGCCGCATCAACTCTATTCCGAAAGTAAAGGAGATCATCACCGAATCCATCGAGCAGTTCAACGACTGGTCGAAGGAAATGATGGTATCGCCAACGATCCATAAACTGAAAAACGCGCTGGAGGCTATCCGCCAGGAAGAGATGGCGCGCTATGTTAAGAAGCTTGGTCCCAAAGAAGCAAAGCTCATCGACAGCATTACCAAATCGATGATGCAGAAAGTGATCAAGCTCCCGGTGCTGCAATTAAAAGCAGCCTGCAAACGCGGCGAAGCCGAGACGCTGATCGATCTGCTCAACGACCTGTTTGATCTGGAAAGCCAGTCGGTAAATGCCGCAGAGTAAAATTCCTTTATTCTATAAATGATTTGTTCTGAAAGCTGATCTGTTTTAATAGGTCAGCTTTTTATTTTGCCTTTATAGCGCTTTTACGCACTTACACCGGCCGCTTACAGCCGTTTCAGCACAAGTCTAAAAAGCATGTGAACGGCCATATTTTTTTAGTGAAAATAAAAAGCCCGAGATTCCCGAAAGCACTTAGTAGCACAGAAACGGAAATCTCAGGCTGTTCAATAGCAGTAGTTTGCTCCTGTCACCTGACATGATAGAAGGCTTAAATGTCGATACAGCATTCCTCCAGGCAGTCGATCACGTCGATCAGCTTCGGGATAGCGAGCGAGTAATAAATCTTGGTACCAACCTTAAAAGAAGACAGTACGCCTTTGTCTTTGAGGGTGATCAGGTGCTGCGAAGCGATGGCTTGAGGCAAGTCAAGATACTTATATATCTCAGTTACAGTCATTTTGTCCTCCTTGCCCAGCAAATCCACAATAGCGAGTCGTTTCGGGTGGGCCAGTACTTTGAGCATAGCCGCTGCCTTATCTATTTTCTTCGATTCAATCCTCGATAATAAACTTTTCATAATAAAAATTATACCTAACAGTTTTTACATACATTAACAATCCCATTCATAATAAGGTATATACGGAGCTCACGTTATTTGGCTGAACATAGTTCAACACAAATAATTATCTTCGCTGCATGGAGACCTATCACGTTATCGGCCTTATGTCTGGCACCTCTCTGGACGGAGTAGACATAGCACTATGTAGATTTACGTATAAAAACGAAAATTGGATATATAATATACTACATACTACTACACTAATATATTCCGATGCCTGGATTGATTCCCTGCGCGGAGCCGAAACCGCCAGCGCCCGGGAACTCATTGCCCTTGACCATACCTATGGCGCATACTTAGGCCAACAGGTGCAGGCGTTTTTGCAACAACACGCGATTCGCCCTGATTTTGTTGCCTCTCATGGCCATACTATTTTTCACCAGCCCGAACAGCACGTCTCTTTTCAGCTCGGAAACGGCGCCTACCTGGCAGCCAATGCTCAACTGCCGGTTGTCTGCGACTTCCGCACACTGGACATTGCCTTGGGTGGCCAGGGTGCCCCGCTCGTACCCATCGGCGACGAGCTGCTGTTTAGCGCCTACGATTTCTGCATCAACCTGGGCGGCATTGCCAACGTGTCCTACGCTCAGAACGGCCAACGCCTGGCTTTTGATATAAGCGCCTGCAATATGTTATTAAACACCCTGGCCAACAGCCTGGGCATGCCTTATGACGAAGATGGCCAGACGGCCCGGTCCGGCGCGCTGCTGCCCGACCTGCTGCACGCGTTAAATGCGCCGCTATACTTTCAGCAGGCACCGCCAAAATCGCTGGGCAAAGAATGGGTGCTGGCCAACAGCCTGCAGCAACTGGCAGCGCACCCGGGCACGGTGGCAGACAAGCTGCACACCGTTTGCCACCATATTGCCCAACAGGTAAAGCAGGCGCTGCCCGTATTGCATCAGGGGCAGCAGCGCGTGTTGCTGACAGGTGGCGGCGCTTTTAACTTATACTTAACAGAGCTGATCGGGCAGTACCTGGGCAGCGCCTACCGTGTGGAGGTGCCGGAGCCCGAAGTGGTAAGCTTTAAAGAGGCGCTTATTTTTGCGTTTCTGGGGGTGCTGCGCTGGCGTGGCGAGCACAACTGCCTGCGCTCAGTAACCGGGGCAGCCCACGACAATTGCGGAGGCGCTATTTACCTGCCTTAAGTATACTTGGCGGTGTATTTTCGTACCTTTGCACCCAGTTACAGAACAGCATTTACAGTATGAAAGACTTACTCCAAAAATTTGAGAATAAACGCCCTGAAATCGTTTTTGAATGGAAAGACGCTGAAACGGAAGCCGAAGGATGGGTGGTGATCAACTCGCTGCGCGGCGGTGCGGCCGGCGGCGGCACCCGCATGCGCAAAGGCCTGGACAAACGCGAGGTGGAATCGCTGGCTAAAACCATGGAGGTGAAATTCACCGTATCCGGCCCTACCATTGGCGGCGCCAAATCAGGCATCAACTTCGACCCCGCAGACCCGCGCAAGCGGGGCGTGCTGGAACGCTGGTACAAAGCCGTAATTCCGCTGCTTAAAAACTACTATGGCACCGGCGGCGACCTGAACGTGGATGAGATACACGAAGTGATTGCCATTACCGAAGACTATGGCTTGTGGCATCCACAGGAGGGCATCGTGAACGGGCACTTTAACGCTACCGAACCGCAGAAAATAAACAAGATCGGCCAGCTGCGCCAGGGTGTCATCAAAGTCATCGAAGACCCGCACTTCACCCCTTCCACTGCCCGCA
This window of the Pontibacter liquoris genome carries:
- a CDS encoding ArsR/SmtB family transcription factor — encoded protein: MKSLLSRIESKKIDKAAAMLKVLAHPKRLAIVDLLGKEDKMTVTEIYKYLDLPQAIASQHLITLKDKGVLSSFKVGTKIYYSLAIPKLIDVIDCLEECCIDI
- a CDS encoding anhydro-N-acetylmuramic acid kinase, producing METYHVIGLMSGTSLDGVDIALCRFTYKNENWIYNILHTTTLIYSDAWIDSLRGAETASARELIALDHTYGAYLGQQVQAFLQQHAIRPDFVASHGHTIFHQPEQHVSFQLGNGAYLAANAQLPVVCDFRTLDIALGGQGAPLVPIGDELLFSAYDFCINLGGIANVSYAQNGQRLAFDISACNMLLNTLANSLGMPYDEDGQTARSGALLPDLLHALNAPLYFQQAPPKSLGKEWVLANSLQQLAAHPGTVADKLHTVCHHIAQQVKQALPVLHQGQQRVLLTGGGAFNLYLTELIGQYLGSAYRVEVPEPEVVSFKEALIFAFLGVLRWRGEHNCLRSVTGAAHDNCGGAIYLP